The segment CGGCGTCCTGAACGAAATCATGGCGATCCCCGCTAGTGGGATTCCACAGTCGATGCTCGCCAAGGCAGAAGGGGTGGTCGTCATCCCAAATATGATCAAAGGGGGCTTCGTCGTTGGCGTGCGTCATGGTCGTGGCGTGGTGATGATTCGCGACGAGAATCGAGCCTGGCAGCCACCTCAGTTCGTCACCATGACCGGTGGTAGCGTGGGCTGGCAAGCCGGTATTCAAGCTACCGACGTGGTCTTGGTCTTCATGACCCGTAACAGCATTCAGGGCTTGCTCAACGGTAAGTTCACCATTGGTGTCGATGCGGCCGCTTCCGCAGGGCCCGTGGGGCGAAATGCTTCGGCAGGGACCGATTTATCCCTGAAGAGCGAGATCTATTCGTACAGCCGCAGCCGAGGATTGTTCGTCGGGGCTTCGGTCGATGGCAGTTCGCTGCAGATCGATCCAGGGGCCAATCGAAACTACTACGCCAGCACCGGTTTAACACCAACCGGGCAGCCAGCGACCAACACGCCGGTACTGCCGGCTTCGGCGGCCGAACTGCTGACCACGCTGACAAAGTACTCCGACAACGTTTTGGTCGAACCAGCACAAGTCGGTGCCTATGAAGTCCCCCAGCAAACGGTCGAACTGACTCCGGCTATACCGCCGCAAAACAGTATCAGCGTCGATCAGTTGCGGATGGAGTTAGCCGCCGCCTCGAATCGCCTGGGGAGCATGCTCGACGACCAGTGGAAAGCATATCTCGGCTTACCTAAGCAGATCTACGAACAAGGTCCGCACCCTAATCCCCAGATCCTACAGGCCTGCATTGCCCGCTACGACCAGGTTGCCGGCAACGCCAATTATGCCCCGCTTACGCAGCGACCGGACTTCCAGCATGTACATGGACTGTTGATCACCTACACTGATGCCCTGGCGGCGATGGCGGCTGAAAACGGGGCGATTAAGCTGCCTCCACCGCCGATGCAGATCCCGGCCCAGTAGTGGCATATTCAAAAGATCATCCGACTAATGTCGAAGGGAGGTCCGTGCTGCGGACCTTCTTTTTTTTTGTGCCGTAAGTGGCCAGAAGCTAACTTCGCTCTCCCTGTATGGTTAGCACCAATCGACGGCCGCTGGCGTGGCTGCGGTGTTCGCACAGATAGATGCCTTGCCAGATACCCAGGTTCAGTTTTCCGTCGGTGATGGGAATGCTGAGGCTACTACCGATCATGGCCGCTTTGATGTGGGCAGGCATGTCATCGGGGCCTTCCAGCGTGTGGACGTAGGGGAAGTCTTCGTGAACGATCTTCGAGAAGGCCATCTCCAGGTCAATGCGTACGTCTGGGTCGGCATTCTCGTTGATACCCAGACTGGCCGACGTGTGCTGAATGAAGACATTCAGCAAGCCTACCG is part of the Blastopirellula marina genome and harbors:
- a CDS encoding lipid-binding SYLF domain-containing protein, whose amino-acid sequence is MTRHTSVALAAITLSLLTVHSALAQQGREDMIVQQATGVLNEIMAIPASGIPQSMLAKAEGVVVIPNMIKGGFVVGVRHGRGVVMIRDENRAWQPPQFVTMTGGSVGWQAGIQATDVVLVFMTRNSIQGLLNGKFTIGVDAAASAGPVGRNASAGTDLSLKSEIYSYSRSRGLFVGASVDGSSLQIDPGANRNYYASTGLTPTGQPATNTPVLPASAAELLTTLTKYSDNVLVEPAQVGAYEVPQQTVELTPAIPPQNSISVDQLRMELAAASNRLGSMLDDQWKAYLGLPKQIYEQGPHPNPQILQACIARYDQVAGNANYAPLTQRPDFQHVHGLLITYTDALAAMAAENGAIKLPPPPMQIPAQ
- a CDS encoding secondary thiamine-phosphate synthase enzyme YjbQ, coding for MTWIQKEITLRARSRGFHLVTREILAELPELREFSVGLLNVFIQHTSASLGINENADPDVRIDLEMAFSKIVHEDFPYVHTLEGPDDMPAHIKAAMIGSSLSIPITDGKLNLGIWQGIYLCEHRSHASGRRLVLTIQGERS